In Atribacterota bacterium, the genomic stretch TAAAAAAACGCAGTCAATCTATGGCAAATAAATTAAAGCAAAAAGGAATTGATGCTACCTGTCAAGATGGCGAATCAGTTGTTGGAGGTGGTTCTTTGCCTGGAAAAACACTTCCGACCAGACTTTTATATATAAAGACTGAACACAATGTTGAAAAATTCGATAAAAATTTAAGATTAAACTGGCCGGCTGTATTAGGAAGAGTTAAAGAAGGATATTATATTATTGATTTAAGAACCGTTGAACCGGAAAATGACAAAGTATTAGTAGAAATATTGATAAAAAATTTTTATTAAAAAGCTATTGCAAAATATTAATAACGAGGAAGTTAACCAGATGGAAGACAAGAAAAAACGTTTGATGCAGATGGTATCTGCAGCCGGGTGAGCAGCTAAATTCAGCTATCAGGATCTCGGTGAGATTCTAAAAAAATTTAATCATACAGATGATGATAATTTATTAAGCAGCTTTGAATATAATGAAGATGCTGCAGTCTATAAAATTAATAGTGATACTGCAGTTATTTTTACTGTTGATTTTATTACCCCCATTGTGAATGATCCTTTTACCTTTGGGAAGATTGCTGCTGCAAATGCCTTAAGTGATGTCTTTGCTATGGGTGGGAAACCTTTACTGGCTTTAAATATTGTCTGTTTTCCCGAAAATCAGATAAATGATTTAGAAGAGATTATTAAAGGTGGTTTGGAAAAAATAAAAGAAGCGGGAGCGAACCTGGCAGGCGGACATAGTATTAAAGATAAAGAACCTAAATACGGACTGGCTGTTTTGGGGATAGTACATCCTGAAAAAATTATCAAGAACCATACTCCTCAAGACGGAGATTACCTGATATTGACCAAACCCCTTGGTACCGGAATTATCTCGACTGCTTTAAAGGCTGACCTGATAGGAGAAAATGAGGTTAAGGATACCATTGATTGGATGACTAAATTAAATAATATACCAGAATCTATATTAAATTTATCTATCCACAGCATGACTGATATTACCGGATTCGGATTTATGGGCCATTTGAATGAGATGTTAGTTGCTGATGATTTAATTGCGGAAATTCTGGTTGACAATATTCCTATTTTAAGTAAAGCCTACCAGCTTTGCCAGGATGATATCATACCCGGTGGCAGTATAGATAATTATAAGATGTTTTCCTGTGGAGTAAAGAAAGATAGTGAAATTGATTCGGCAAAGGAGATGCTACTATATGACGCCCAAACCTCTGGAGGACTACTGATTTCTGTGTATGAGAAGGATGCACAGGAAGTCTTGTCTTTGTTAAAAGATGCCGGCTTTAGTGCAAGTGCAATTATCGGTAGAATAAGAAAAAGAGTCCCGGATGATAAGAAAATAAATATCATCAGGTAGCAAAAAAAAGTTCTCATTGTCAATAGATTAATTTAAAATATTCCAATGTATTCATTAATGGCTTATTTGACATCTATTATATAATTAATGCGGGAGTGGATAGGTTCTGGTGGATCTTGCGGACTTCAAATCCGTGGGCGGTAATCGTTAAAAATTGCCGCGGTGGGTTCGATTCCCACCCCTCCCGCCATTTAAAAATATTAATCAAAAAGATTTTGAAAATGAAAAAACCTCTTTTGCTGAATAATAACACTGAGAGAACCCCGTACCTGATTTAAGAATTACTATAATTAAAATAAAAGAGAGAAGAATATGTATGTTATTGGAACAGCAGGACATATAGACCATGGGAAAACAGCTCTTATCCAGGCCTTGACCGGGATAGATGCAGATCGTCTTCCTGAAGAGAAAAAAAGAGGAATGACTATTGACCTGGGGTTTGCCTGGATGGCTCTTCCTTCGGGAGAAAAAATAGGAATTGTAGATGTCCCCGGACATGAAAATTTTGTCAAGAACATGATAGTGGGAGCCACGGGAATTGATGCAGTAATTTTAGTAATAGATGCCCATGAAGGATGGATGCCTCAAACTGAAGAGCATTTTCAGATTATTCAACTTCTTGATATAACTCAGGGTGTTATTGCTATCACCAAAATAGATATGGTAGAACAAAGCCAGCTGGAGATAGTTGAAAAAAAGATTAGAGAAAGACTGCAAGACACTGCTTTTTTTAGTTCCAGTATTGTAAAGGTAAACTCAGTAAAAAATATTGGAATTGATGAGTTGAAAACAGAGATTGAAAAGCTCCTTCCCCAAATTAAACCAAAAAGGGATATCCAGAAGCCCAGATTATGTATTGACAGAGTTTTTAATATCAAGGGAAGCGGAACAGTAGTTACCGGGACACTCATCGGAGGGAAGCTTACAGTAAACCAGGAAGCTATTGTCTTTCCATACATGAAAAAAATCAGAATCAGAAGCATTCAGACCTATAAAGAGCAGGTATTTGAAGCCTATCCTGGTACACGAGTTGCCACTAATTTAGCCGGTGTTAAAAAAGAGGATCTGAAGAGAGGGGATATTGTTTTTGGTTATGAACCTATTAAAAGCAGCCGCTTTATAGATATAAAATTAAAATTAATACCCAATTTATCCAATTTTAAGTTTAAAAGCGGTATGATATTAGATTTTATCTGGGAAACAAAAGAAATATCAGCACAAATTATTTTAGATAAAACACAAAAAGAAAACCAGAAAGAGGCTCAATATGCGCAGATTAGACTCAAAGAAAATTTATCAACATTTATTGGTGATCACTTCATTCTTCGACGTCCTACCCCTGCCTTAACAGTGGGAGGAGGAATCATATTGGACCCATTAGCAGAAAAGCACAGTTTAAATAATGAGTTTTATAATAGTTTTTTAGATAGCAGAAAATATCTGGGATTAGATAATCTAATCTTATCAGAACTCAAGAAACTGAAGTTTTCTCCATTAAATGAGTTTTTGATACAAAGTAATTATTCTTTCTCTGAGATTTCCGCCACTATTCAGAGTTTAAAAAATGACAGGAAACTGGTTGTTGCCGATCTATGGGTTATAGATTATCAGTACTGGGAACAGCAACAAAATAAACTAATGGAATTATTAAAGAGAGAATACCAGAAAAACCCTCTTGAGAAGAGCATTCAAATAAATACAATACAATCTAAATATAAGTATTTTCCCTCTAAACTATTTATTTCCCTGGTTCAATCTTTGTACAGTTCAGGCAAAATAAAGTTTGCTGATGGAAAATTATCTATCCCAGACTATAACCCATCAATTTCAACGGAAAGACAGAAGATGATTGACGGGATATTGAGTCTTTTCAGAAATAATCCGAATAATCCTCCTACAGAGAAATCTATTTATGAACAATATCAAAACAGCCAGGAGATTATCAGATACTTAATAAAGGAAGATATTATTGTAAAACTTGGTGATGGGATATTGATGGATAAAAAGATATTCAATAGAATGAAGGAGCAGATTGTCAGCTTTTTAAAAGAAAATAAATCAATGGCAATAAATGAAGCGAGGAATATATTGGGAATTAGCAGAAAATATATGATTCCTTTCCTGGAGAGACTGGACAAAGACGGTATCACAGTTCGAAAAGAAAATAAGAGATATCTGAAATAAAATTATTCCATGATTGCAAGTTAAGAAAAACATACCAGGACTTTTCCTGCAACCCTGCCAAAATTAAAGGTAAAATTTACATTAACTTAAAATCTTTTGTAAAGATATTTTATTGTAAAAAAATATGATTATATGATAATATCCTCATATAAATAAAAATCAAAAATTCCAGAAATAATTTAATAATAATTGAGGTAACACTATTATGCAGAAAAAGGCTTTTCTATTTATAGTAATTATTATTGTGGCGGCATTTATTGGAGCAGGCTATTTTTTTAGCAATATTAGCGCACAATATTCCGGGCCTCCCGTGTTAAAAGTTTCTGAGGAAGTGGGCGAGCTGGGAAAAATAAAACCTGATGAAGTACAAGTCCACGTATTTACCTTGAAAAATGAAGGAGGAGAAACTCTGGTAATTGAGAATGTTGCGGCACCATGTGGCTGTACTGCAACCTTACTGTCAAGTGAAGAGATTTTACCTGGAGGAACTGCTCAATTGGAGGTATCATTTAATCCCAGAGGGTATAAAGGAGAAGTAAGTCAGTCTGTTTACATATATAGTAATGATCCTCAAACAGAAAAAAAGATGATTAAAATCACTGCTGACGTAGAACATGTTCCTGAACCGGAAATACGGGTATCATCCAATCAGTGGAGTTTGGGTTTATTGAGCAGAGGGGATTTATCTGACTTTTCTTTGAAGATAATTAATCAAGGGGATCTGAGTGCAGAAATAATTGGTATAGAGGTTCCTGAAAATATAACCTATGAATCTGAAGAGGTAGAGTTTCCAGAATTATTAGAGCCCAAAGATGAAATGAATTTGAGATTTAATTTCAATTCAACAGAACAAGAGGCTGGTTTATTTAG encodes the following:
- the selB gene encoding selenocysteine-specific translation elongation factor, which codes for MYVIGTAGHIDHGKTALIQALTGIDADRLPEEKKRGMTIDLGFAWMALPSGEKIGIVDVPGHENFVKNMIVGATGIDAVILVIDAHEGWMPQTEEHFQIIQLLDITQGVIAITKIDMVEQSQLEIVEKKIRERLQDTAFFSSSIVKVNSVKNIGIDELKTEIEKLLPQIKPKRDIQKPRLCIDRVFNIKGSGTVVTGTLIGGKLTVNQEAIVFPYMKKIRIRSIQTYKEQVFEAYPGTRVATNLAGVKKEDLKRGDIVFGYEPIKSSRFIDIKLKLIPNLSNFKFKSGMILDFIWETKEISAQIILDKTQKENQKEAQYAQIRLKENLSTFIGDHFILRRPTPALTVGGGIILDPLAEKHSLNNEFYNSFLDSRKYLGLDNLILSELKKLKFSPLNEFLIQSNYSFSEISATIQSLKNDRKLVVADLWVIDYQYWEQQQNKLMELLKREYQKNPLEKSIQINTIQSKYKYFPSKLFISLVQSLYSSGKIKFADGKLSIPDYNPSISTERQKMIDGILSLFRNNPNNPPTEKSIYEQYQNSQEIIRYLIKEDIIVKLGDGILMDKKIFNRMKEQIVSFLKENKSMAINEARNILGISRKYMIPFLERLDKDGITVRKENKRYLK
- a CDS encoding DUF1573 domain-containing protein, with the translated sequence MQKKAFLFIVIIIVAAFIGAGYFFSNISAQYSGPPVLKVSEEVGELGKIKPDEVQVHVFTLKNEGGETLVIENVAAPCGCTATLLSSEEILPGGTAQLEVSFNPRGYKGEVSQSVYIYSNDPQTEKKMIKITADVEHVPEPEIRVSSNQWSLGLLSRGDLSDFSLKIINQGDLSAEIIGIEVPENITYESEEVEFPELLEPKDEMNLRFNFNSTEQEAGLFREYIRLITSDPRRKYVTIIVEGYITEGNNSVLISHLENTILEGDDETKFYEARFIVKNNSNEPVQIVSVESSVDYLEPVNNEKILLLPGKEQELVVKISKDNITDLYIGEKLQEYIYLNIALPVNIGS